The following proteins are co-located in the Cryptococcus neoformans var. grubii H99 chromosome 1, complete sequence genome:
- a CDS encoding inosine-5'-monophosphate dehydrogenase, whose amino-acid sequence MPETNPNAPPRPDSLLNPSDALKHLEEYPRGDGLSLQELMDSRKNGGLTYNDFLVLPGHINFPASDVSLQSKATKNIVLNTPFLSSPMDTVTEDRMAIALALHGGLGIIHHNCSAEEQAAMVRRVKKYENGFITDPLCLGPDATVGDVLEIKAKFGFCGVPITETGEPDSKLLGIVTGRDVQFQDAETPIKSVMTTEVVTGSSPITLEKANSLLRETKKGKLPIVDSNGHLVSLVARSDLLKNQNYPYASKVPESKQLYCGAAIGTRPGDKDRLKLLAEAGLDVVVLDSSQGNSVYQIEFIKWIKQTYPKIDVIAGNVVTREQAAQLIAAGADGLRIGMGSGSICITQEVMAVGRPQGTAVYAVAEFASRFGIPCIADGGIGNIGHIAKALALGASAVMMGGLLAGTTESPGEYFYHEGKRVKVYRGMGSIEAMEHTQRGSASGKRSILGLDNAATARYFSEADAVKVAQGVSGDVADKGSINKFVPYLFTGLQHSLQDAGIKSVSELHSCARSGSLRFELRTASAQLEGGVHGLNSYTKRLFA is encoded by the exons ATGCCTGAAACCAACCCCAACgcccctcctcgccctgACTCCCTCCTCAATCCCTCCGATGCTCTCAAGCATCTTGAGGAGTACCCGCGAGGCGATGGTCTTTCTCTACAGGAGCTCATGGACTCCAGGAAGAATGGTGGTTTGACTTATAATGACTTCTTGGTCCTTCCTGGACACATTAACTTCCCCGCATCTGACGTCTCTCTGCAGTCTAA AGCTACCAAGAACATCGTTCTCAACacccccttcctctcttctcctatGGACACCGTTACTGAGGATCG AATGGCCATTGCTCTCGCCCTTCACGGTGGTCTTGGTATCATCCACCACAATTGCTCTGCAGAAGAACAAGCAGCTATGGTTCGACGAGTCAAGAAATACGAGAATGGTTTCATCACTGACCCTCTCTGTTTGGGTCCGGATGCCACTGTCGGGGA CGTCCTTGAGATCAAGGCTAAGTTCGGCTTCTGCGGTGTTCCTATCACTGAGACCGGCGAGCCTGATAGCAAGCTCCTTGGTATTGTTACTGGTCGGGACGTTCAGTTTCAGGACGCTGAGACTCCCATCAAGTCTGTTATGACTACTGAAGTTGTCACCGGCTCGTCGCCTATCACTCTCGAGAAGGCCAACAGTCTCTTGCGTGAGACTAAAAAGGGCAAGCTCCCTATCGTTGACTCCAACGGccatctcgtctcccttgTCGCCCGCTCTGACCTTCTCAAAAACCAGAATTATCCTTACGCCAGCAAAGTTCCCGAGAGCAAGCAGCTCTACTGCGGTGCTGCCATCGGTACTAGACCAGGTGACAAAGACAGGCTCAAGCTTCTTGCTGAGGCTGGCCTCGACGTTGTTGTACTCGACTCCTCGCAAGGTAACTCTGTCTACCAGATCGAGTTCATTAAGTGGATCAAACAGACTTACCCCAAGATCGACGTCATTGCTGGTAACGTCGTTACTAGGGAACAAGCTGCTCAGTTGATCGCTGCCGGTGCCGATGGCTTGAGGATTGGTATGGGTTCCGGTTCCATTTGTATCACCCAAGAGGTCATGGCCGTCGGTAGGCCCCAAGGTACCGCTGTGTACGCCGTTGCGGAGTTCGCCAGCCG ATTTGGGATTCCTTGTATCGCTGACGGTGGTATTGGTAACATTGGTCACATCGCCAAGGCTCTTGCTCTTGGTGCTTCTGCCGTTATGATGGGCGGTCTTCTTGCTGGCACCACTGAGTCTCCCGGAGAATATTTCTACCACGAGGGCAAGCGAGTTAAGGTTTACCGAGGTATGGGCTCCATTGAGGCCATGGAGCACACTCAGCGAGGTTCTGCTTCCGGCAAGAGGTCTATCCTCGGTTTGGACAACGCTGCCACTGCCAGATACTTCTCCGAGGCTGACGCCGTCAAGGTTGCCCAGGGTGTCTCTGGTGATGTAGCGGACAAGGGAAGCATCAACAAGTTCGTGCCCTACCTTTTCACTGGTTTGCAACACTCTCTCCAGGATGCCGGTATCAAGAG TGTCTCCGAACTTCACTCTTGCGCTCGGTCTGGTTCTTTGAGGTTCGAACTTCGAACCGCTTCCGCTCAGCTCGAAGGCGGCGTCCACGGCTTGAACTCTTACACCAAGAGATTGTTCGCCTAG